Proteins from one Aquificaceae bacterium genomic window:
- a CDS encoding NADH-quinone oxidoreductase subunit L, giving the protein KPLHTTFKEQFFTERLYHRGIARGYMGLSKGLFLVGDRVLIDGFINLLSFLYFRVVKFLWMKLDIMLVDLFVNGVAKLSYWMGKKVRNIQTGLLNNYVSFLLLGVVFILGVILYSMR; this is encoded by the coding sequence AAGCCTTTGCATACTACCTTCAAAGAGCAGTTCTTTACTGAAAGGCTTTACCATAGGGGCATAGCAAGGGGTTATATGGGTCTTTCTAAGGGTCTTTTCCTTGTTGGTGATAGGGTTTTGATAGATGGCTTTATAAACCTGCTTAGCTTCCTCTACTTTAGGGTGGTAAAATTCCTCTGGATGAAGTTGGATATAATGCTTGTGGACCTTTTTGTCAACGGCGTGGCAAAGCTGTCCTACTGGATGGGTAAAAAGGTAAGGAACATACAGACAGGTCTTCTTAACAACTATGTGAGCTTTCTACTACTTGGTGTGGTCTTTATACTGGGTGTCATACTATACAGCATGAGGTGA
- a CDS encoding NuoM family protein: protein MEGFPLISVSMILPLLGVFVILLAKEELSKWIAVFFSGLVFGISLVSLFFFDFSRADRVQFEEKYVLIPELNLSLHLGFDGLSYLMYILTTLVSLVAILWSTRDHQISHRLKEYYAWFLLTETFLVGVFASLDLMVFYVFYELTLVPMFFVIGIWGYKLRLYSAYKFFIYIFVSSLFLLLGIVSLAVQHYKQFGEFSFNYFDLINNQYDFTFELFMFLLFLIAFAVKTPIVPFHTWLPDAHGEAPTAGSVVLAAVLLKMGTYALLRFNIGLFPIASVYLMPIMVLWGILTIIFASWFTISQSNVKRFVAYSSVSHMGFVVAGMFLLNAEGLRASITEMFAHGLTSSALFMMAGFIYNRLHSFNMQALRGSIKFMPLFAVLVAITGFSSMGLPGGSSFWGKFLTIVGAREYTLLLAFLVVVGAFFSAVYVLYLLKTLYLDTKEESRLVHFTDLRGFKLSAFLLVVIPMLMVGFLPFLFFAFYDPYIDSLLEYLLLRVMGG, encoded by the coding sequence ATGGAAGGGTTTCCACTAATATCGGTGAGCATGATATTGCCTCTGTTGGGAGTTTTTGTGATACTCCTCGCAAAAGAGGAACTTTCTAAGTGGATAGCGGTCTTCTTCAGCGGGCTTGTGTTTGGCATATCTTTGGTATCTCTCTTCTTCTTTGACTTTTCAAGGGCGGACAGGGTGCAGTTTGAGGAAAAGTATGTCCTTATCCCTGAGCTAAACCTTAGCTTGCATTTAGGTTTTGATGGGCTTTCTTACCTTATGTATATACTTACCACCTTGGTTTCTTTGGTTGCCATCCTTTGGTCCACAAGAGACCATCAAATAAGCCACCGTCTTAAGGAATATTACGCATGGTTTTTGCTCACAGAGACTTTTCTTGTAGGTGTTTTTGCCAGCCTTGACCTTATGGTCTTTTATGTCTTTTATGAGCTTACCCTTGTTCCCATGTTCTTTGTCATAGGCATATGGGGCTACAAGCTAAGGCTATATTCCGCCTATAAGTTCTTCATATACATCTTTGTCTCCTCTTTGTTCCTTTTGCTTGGTATTGTAAGCCTTGCGGTCCAGCACTATAAACAGTTTGGCGAGTTTTCCTTTAACTACTTTGACCTTATAAACAATCAGTATGACTTTACCTTTGAGCTTTTTATGTTCCTTCTCTTTCTAATAGCCTTTGCGGTAAAAACGCCTATAGTGCCTTTCCATACATGGCTTCCAGACGCTCACGGAGAAGCACCAACTGCAGGTTCTGTGGTGCTTGCTGCGGTGCTTCTTAAGATGGGGACTTATGCCCTGCTTAGGTTCAACATAGGTCTCTTTCCAATAGCTTCTGTATACCTTATGCCCATAATGGTGCTTTGGGGTATACTTACTATAATTTTTGCCTCTTGGTTTACCATAAGCCAGAGCAATGTAAAGAGGTTTGTAGCCTACTCTTCTGTGAGCCATATGGGTTTTGTGGTAGCGGGTATGTTTCTCCTTAATGCAGAGGGTCTAAGAGCCAGCATTACAGAGATGTTTGCCCACGGTCTTACCTCCTCCGCCTTGTTTATGATGGCGGGTTTTATCTACAACAGGCTACACAGCTTTAATATGCAAGCACTTAGGGGAAGTATAAAGTTTATGCCTCTCTTTGCGGTTCTTGTTGCCATAACCGGTTTTTCCTCTATGGGGCTTCCCGGTGGTTCTTCCTTCTGGGGTAAGTTTCTCACTATCGTGGGAGCAAGGGAATATACACTACTTCTTGCCTTCTTAGTGGTTGTGGGTGCCTTCTTTAGTGCGGTCTATGTGCTATACCTCCTAAAGACCCTATACCTTGACACAAAGGAGGAAAGCAGGCTCGTTCACTTTACAGACCTAAGAGGCTTTAAGCTAAGTGCCTTCTTGCTTGTGGTTATTCCCATGCTTATGGTAGGCTTTCTACCCTTCCTATTCTTCGCTTTCTATGACCCTTACATAGACAGCCTTTTGGAGTACTTACTCTTAAGGGTAATGGGAGGTTAA